The following are encoded in a window of Vicia villosa cultivar HV-30 ecotype Madison, WI unplaced genomic scaffold, Vvil1.0 ctg.000250F_1_1, whole genome shotgun sequence genomic DNA:
- the LOC131625919 gene encoding uncharacterized protein LOC131625919, translating to MLTIREWLAFRIQTRSQEGRTLLSSRRLFQQFMVYGYTMLEGEMLKWLRNNQSKLRVSKYNNLNQDGDESQTEGSPTRKRVILPSSYVVSRRFMHQLYYDGMDICSKVGFPDLFITFTCNPNWPKIQRALTPINLKAHDRPDIIVKVFKMKFDSLLSDVTKKDMYIIEFQKRGLPHAHVLIFLHPSNKYPEPSDIDKIISDEVPDPVKQPRLYNLVKAHMVHGSCGLANPKCPCMKNGKCRNFYPKKF from the exons ATGCTTACTATAAGAGAATGGCTAGCTTTTCGAATCCAAACTCGGTCTCAAGAAGGAAGAACTCTTTTATCATCAAGAAGGTTGTTTCAACAATTTATGGTGTATGGTTACACAATGCTTGAAGGAGAGATGTTGAAATGGCTCAGAAATAATCAGTCTAAACTTAGAGTGTCTAAGTATAACAATCTAAACCAAGATGGAGATGAAAGTCAAACTGAAGGTTCACCGACTAGAAAAAGAGTAATTTTACCTTCATCATATGTTGTTAGTAGGAGATTTATGCATCAGTTGTACTATGATGGAATGGATATATGTAGTAAAGTGGGATTTCCAGACCTATTTATTACTTTCACTTGCAACCCCAATTGGCCGAAAATTCAAAGAGCTTTAACTCCTATAAACCTGAAGGCACATGATAGACCTGACATTATTGTTAAGGTATTTAAAATGAAGTTTGATAGCCTTTTGTCAGACGTCACAAAAAAAG ACATGTACATAATCGAGTTCCAAAAGAGAGGCTTGCCACATGCCCATGTTCTTATATTCTTGCATCCATCTAATAAATATCCAGAACCAAGTGATATCGATAAAATAATTTCAGATGAGGTTCCAGATCCTGTGAAACAACCAAGGTTATATAATCTGGTGAAGGCGCACATGGTGCATGGTTCTTGCGGGTTGGCAAATCCAAAATGTCCATGCATGAAGAATGGAAAGTGTAGAAATTTTTATCCAAAGAAGTTCTAA